CACCGGCCGGATTCTTGAAGTACCAGAAATAGGCCGAGGACACGGGGTGGCGACCCGGGCCGAGCTGGGTGTCCCAGCCGCAGCGCGAGATGTGCATGCCACCGCCGAAGACCTCGTGGATGTCGCGCACGGTGAAGGCCACATGGTTCAGGCCTGCATGCTTGTCAGGGCGCTGCAGCAAGAAGATGTCATGGTGGCCACCGTCGGGCGCGGTGCGCAGAAAGGCGCCGCGCTCTGGGTAGCGGTCCGAGGCCGCAAAGCCGAAGTTCTCCACATAGAAGCGCTCGCAGGCCTGCACGTCGCGGACGAAGAACACCACATGGCCAACCTCGATGGGCTGGGCGCGTTCGTAGGCCGGGCTGGCCTGGTTGACGCGACCCTTGCGGTCCCAGGTGTTGTACTCGGCGCTTTGCATCTGCACATCGCGCTTTTGCGTGAGCTGCAGCCGCACGGCCAGTCCGTTGGGGTCGGTGCAACCGATGCGTCCGCCGTTCGGGCCGCCCTGCTTCACAAAGCCCGGCAGCTGAGCGATACGGCCTTCGTAGAGGGCCAGGTCGGCTTCGCTTTCCACGCCCCAGACCACCTCGCGCAGCGTGGGTCCGGCTTCGATCGCGGGCGGCAGATCGGGATGCTCGGTGGCGGCCACGATCACGCGGCAGCCGTTGAGGGTCTCGAACACCAGCCGTTCGGCCTGCTCGTCGACCAGGCTCAGGCCCCAATCGAGGAAGAACTGGCGGCAGGCCGCCAGGTCGTCGGCGCCGTAGCTGATTTCGTCAATGCCCAGTACGCTCATAAAAAATCCTTTCTTTACCCGATCACACGCCATGCGCTGCCCACATCGCCTGCAACCGGCGCGATGCATCGGCGGACGCCGAGCAAGGGCCGCCCCGCAGCAGGGGCTGCCCCAGCGAAGGTGTCGTCCCCCTCCCGCGCAGCGAGAGAGGGGGAAGGCGCGAAGCGACTCAGGGGGTGTTGCATCTCAATTCGCCCAAGCGATGGGGCTCTCGTTCAAGCCCCAGTACAGGCTTTTCTGCTCCATGTACTGCTGTATGCCCAGACGGCCTTTTTCACGGCCCAGGCCGCTGTCGCGCCAGCCGCCGAAGGGTGTGGAGATGGAGAACTGCTTGTAGGTGTTGATCCACACGGTGCCGGCCTGCACGGCGCGGCCTATGCGCCAGGCGGCCTTGTAGTCGCGCGTCCAGATGCCGGCGGCCAGCGCGTAGACGCTGTCGTTGGCTTGCTCAAGCAGGGCCTCCTCGTCGTCGAAGGGCATGGCCACGAGCACGGGGCCGAAGATCTCCTGCTGGCAGATCTGGTCGTTGTTGGTCACGCCTTCGAGGATGGTCGGGCGGTAGTAGTAGCCGCGCTCGTACAGCGCGCCCTCGGGGCGGTGGCCGCCGGTGCGCAGCCGGCCGCCTTCGGACAGGCCCAGCTGCACATAGCTTTCGATGGATTCGCGGTGCCTGGCGGTGATCAGCGGGCCCATCTGGGTGCGCTCGTCGGCCGGATCGCCCACGCGCAAGGCGGCGGCCTTGGCCGTGAGGCGCTCCATGAAGTCGCCGTAGAGCTTCCTCGCCACGAACAGGCGCGAACCGGCGATGCAGGACTCGCCCGAGGAGCTGAAGATGCCGTAGAGCACGCCGTTGACGGCGTGGTCGAGATCGGCGTCCTCCAGCACCATGGTGGCCGACTTGCCGCCCAGCTCCAGAGAGACGGGCATCATCTTGTCGGCCGCGATGCGGGCGATGTGCTTGCCCGTGGAAGTGCCGCCTGTGAAGGACACGCGCTTGACCAGCGGGTGCTTGGTGATGGCGTCGCCGATCACCGAGCCGCGACCGGGCAGCACGCTGACGATGCCCTTCGGAACACCCGCTTCCTCGCAGATCCGGGCCAGCTCCAGCGCCAGCAGCGGCGTGGCTTCGGCAGGCTTGACGACCACGGCATTGCCGGCGGCCAGCGCGGGAGCGAGCTTTTGCGCCTCGCTGGCAATGGGCGAGTTCCACGGCGTGATGGCCGCGACCACGCCCATGGGCTCGTAGACGCTCATGGTCATGAAGTCGCCACGCGAGGGCGTGATGGTCTCTTCCATGGTCTCGCAGGCCGCAGCGAAGAACTGGAAGGTGCCGGCGGCGCTGGCCACCAGGGCGCGCGTCTCGCTGATGGGCTTGCCGTTATCGAGGCGCTGCAGCTGGGCCAGAGGCTCGGCGCGCTCACGGATCAGCTGGGCCACGCGGTGCAGCACGGCGGCGCGCTCATGGGGCTTTTTCTGGGCCCAGCCGCTGGTGCGGAAGGCATGGTCGGCCTTCTCTATGGCCTCTTGCACATCGGCCAGGCTGGGGGCGCGCAGGCGGCCCACCACCTCGCCGGTCGCGGGGTAGAGCGAGGCGGACTCATCGCCGCCGCCAAGACGCCATTCGCCGCCGATATTGATGGGGAGCAGTTCTAGCTTGGACATGGTGAAACTCCTCACTGAGCCTTGGTGGTGGCCGGGATCTGATCGAGCTTGTTCACCGGCGGGCCCGAGAACGTGGTCTTGAAGCTGCCGATGGCGCGCATGTCGATCTCCAGCAGGAAGGGCCCCTTCCTGCCCCAGGCGCCTTCCAGCACTGCGGGCAGCTCGTCGAGATGACTCACGCGGGCATGGGGCAGCTTGATGGATGCGCACAGCTGGGCGTAGTCGGGCGTGTGCAGCTCCACATAGCAGCGGCGGCCGCCGTAGGAGGCGTCCTGGATGTTCTGGATCACGCCATAGCGCTGGTCGTTCATCAGCACGATCATGGTGTCGCACTCTTCCTGCACCAGGGTGGCGAGCTCGCCCAGGTTCAGGATGAAGCCGCCGTCGCCGGCCAGGCCCAGGGTCTTGCGGCCCGAGCCGCTTTCGGCCGCGCCGATGGCCGCACCGATGGCCATGGGCATGCCCATGCCGATGCCGCCGCCCGTGGCGTGCACGCCGGCGTTGGGCGCGAAGAAGCGCAGCTCGCGGTTGCCCCAGGTGCTGTTGGAGACGGTCACGTCACGCACCCAATTGAAGTTGCGACCCACGGCCTGCTGCAGCTGCTGCACCAGGGCGCTGTAGGGGCCCAGGCCGTCGCGCATGGTGGCCACGACCTCGTCGTGCACCTGGCGCAGGTCGGCCAGCAGCTCGGGGTCGGCCTTATAGCCGCGCGCTTCCAGGCGGTCGGCCAGGCCGTTCAGGGCCAGGGCCGAGTCGCCGCAGACAAAGCCGTCATCCCTATAGCAGCGGCCCTGCTGGGCGGCGTCCACATCGATGCGCAGCAGCGGGCGCGGCAGCTTGAGTTCGTACTTCAGCGTCTCGTTGCTGCGCAGGCGCGTGCCCACGGCCAGCATGGCGTCGCAGCGCTGGTAGAAGGCTTCGACGGGCTTCTGGATGTTGTAGGCGCCCAGTGAGGCCGGGTCGTCCTCGGGCACGATGCCGCGGCCCTGGCCGGTGCTCACGATGCCGAAGCCCAGGGCCTTCAGGCGCTGCACCGCAGCACCGGCATGGCGGGCGCCGCCGCCCAGCCACAGCAGCGGACGCCTGGCCTTGGCCAGTTGCTCGGCCAGCGCATCGAGCGCGGCCTCGCCGGGAGCCAGCACCGCCACCGGCAGCGGCGACAGGTCGGCGGGCATGGCGATCAGCGCCTGCTGGATGTCGATGGGGATCTCCACACTGACCGGGCCCGTAGGGGCAGTCATCGCGGTCTGCACCGCAGCCTTGAGCGTGGACAGGCAGGTCTCGGCGCTCAGCACGCGGAAAGCGGCCTTGGAGACGGACTTCAGCATGGTCAGCTGGTCCGGCGCCTCGTGGATGTACGACAGCTTCTTGTCCAGATACTGGGTCTCGATCTGGCCCGTGATGTGCAAGAGCGGCGTGCCGGCCGTATAGGCTTCCACCAGGCTGCCGGCGATGTTGCCGGAGGCCGGGCCGGTGCTGGTGATGCACACACCCAGGCTGGATGTGGAGCGCGCGCAGGCGTCGGCCATATTGCCGGCGCCTGCCTCGCCGCGCGCCATCACGAAGCGCACCTTGCCGCGAGCAAACATCGCATCGAGGATGGGCATGTTGTGGATGGAGATCACCCCGAAGGCAGCCTTCACGTCGCAATGCTCGAGGAATTCGGCGACGGCAGCGCCCACGGTGATTTGATTTTGCTTAGGCATGACGAGAATGGCCTCCGGAAACGTCGATGTGGCTGCCCGTCGTGTACGACGACAGTGGCGTGGCAAGAAAGAAAATGGCGCGGGCCGCTTCGGCAGGCTTGCCAAGGCGCCCCATGGGGATGTGCTTTGTGCTTGCGAGCGCGCCGCTCCACTGCTCCCAGGTCTGGCTCTTGTCCTCGCGCGCTTCGAAGCGGCGGCGCCACTGGCCGGACTCGATCAGGCCGACCAGGATGCCGTTGACGCGTATGCCCTTGGGCGCGAACTCGGTGGCCATGGAGCGCACCAGGTTCTTGAGGCCGGCACGCGCCGCCGAGGTCGCCACCATATGCGGCTCCGGCTGGGAGGCCAGCAGCGAGTTCACGCAGACAATCGCCGACTCGCTGCCGCGTTCGAGCTGGGGCAGAAAGGCGCGCGTGGGATGCAGCACCGAGAAGAACTTCAGGTGCAGCTCCTCGGTCCAGGCTTCGTCGCTGGTGTTCTCGAAGGTGGAGACACGGCCCTGACCGGCGTTGTTGATGAGGATGGAAGCCGGGCCAAGAGCCGCTTCACTGGCGCGGGCGAACTGCTGCACCTGCCCGGCATCGAGCACGTCGCAGGCCTGTGCGAACAGGCGCTCGCGGGCCTCGGGGTGGCGCTCGAGCAGTTGCTCGACGGCCTGCTCCAGGCGCTCGGGATTGCGGCCGCACAGGGCCACGCGTGCGCCCTGGGCCAGCAGCAGCTCCACCGTGGCCAGGCCTATGCCGGAAGAGCCGCCAGTGACGACGGCCGTGGCGTCGAGTTTGAAATCATGCATGGCCGCCTCCTGCGCGCCTTGAAGTGATGGACAGAACCTGCGCGCTGGACTGCGGCCGGTAGTTGAGCAGCTCGGACAGTTCGTCCGCCGCCGCGCACACGCGCGGCACCAGCTCCGTCTGGCGACCGGGGTCGATCTGGGCCGAGGCCAGGGTCACACCCAGGGCCGCGATGACGCGACCGCTGTGGTCACGCACGGGCGCGGCGATGGTGGAGATCGAGCTTTCGTAGAAACCTGCACCGGCCACATGGCCGCGCTCGCGATCGGACTGCACCAGGTCGAACAGCTCGCCCACGGTCCTGGGCGTATTGGGCGAATGGCCTTCCAGATGCTCTTCGGGATAGAGGGCGCGCAGCTCCGGCAGCGACAGGTCGGCCAGCAGGATGCGTCCCAGCAGCGTGGCATGGGCGGGCAGCCGCGTGCCCACTCGCACCGAGCTGGTCAGCGGCGTCGGCGGCGTGACCTTGGCCACATAGACGATGGAGCGGCCGTCGCGCACCACGATGTTGCAGGGGAAGCGGATTTCCTCGCACAGCCGCGCGATCACGGGCTGGCCCAGCTCGGTCAGGTCCATGGAGGACAGGAACTCGAAGCCCAGGCGCAGCACGGACAGGCCCAGCCGGTAGTCGTTACCGCCCTCGGCGCGTTGCAGAAAGCCCATGCTCTCCAGCGTGTTGAGCATGCGAAACACCGTGGCGCGCGGCAGCTGCATGCGACGCGCCAGCTCGGGCGCACCCAGCGCGGGGTTGTCGCGGCCGAACTCCTGCAGCAGGCGCAGACCGCGCTCCAGCGCCGGCACCATGTACTTGTCGGAGCCGCCGTCGACGACGCTGTCGGTCGCGCTACCGGAAAGGGAAGAACCTGACATCTTCAACTCCTCAATTCGTTGCAGGCGTGGCCAGAAGCCGGGGACACCGAGGAAGGGCCGCCCCGCACCGAGGGTGTCGTCCCCCTTGGGGGGAAGGCGCGAAGCGACTCAGGGGGCTCTTCATTTTTCAATTCATGACGAAGCCGCCGTTGACGGGCAGGACCTGCCCCGTCACAAAGCGCGCACCGTCGGACAGCAGATAGGACACGGCACCCGAGACATCCTCGGGCCCCTGCTCGCGCTGCAGTGCGCGCTGGTCGATGTAGAGGCGATGGCGGTGCTCGGGCACGTACTCGGTGGCCTCGACCAGCACCAGGCCCGGCGCCACGGCATTGATGGTGATGGCATCCGCGCCCAGCTCGCGCGCCATGGAACGCGTCATGGCCATCACGGCGCCCTTGCTCGCCACATAGGCCATCAGGTTGGGCGCGCCCCACATGGCGGTGTCGGAAGCCAGATTGACGATGGCACCGCGCCCGCTGTCCTTGAGCGCCGCACGGCAGGCACGGGTCATCAGCCAGACGCCACGCACATTGACGTTCATCACCTGATCCCACTTTTCCAGGGCGATGTCATCCATGCCCTTGCCGCCGGAGTCCGTCACGGCCGCGTTGTTGACCAGGCCGTCCAGACCGCCCAGGGTCTGCACGGCCTGCTGTGCGCACTGTTCGATGGAAGCCGGGTTGCTCGCATCAAAGGCGACGCCGTGAGCCTCGAAGCCCATGGCGCGCAGCTTGGCAACGGCTTCGCTCAGCAATTCGGCGCGCAGATCGGCCATCACAAGCTGCGCCCCCTGCCGGCACAGCGTCTGCGCAAAAGCAAAACCCAGGCCGCGCGCAGCGCCGGTCACAAGGATCCGGCGCCCAGCGAGCTGACCGGTGGAAGGCATGGTGTTGAGGGTCATCTTAAACCTTGTTTGTTTCAAATATGAAATGACACTTTTTTCTTGAAACAGGACTGCAGTTTAGTGAGCCTTCTTTTGAGTCAATACCCGGAGAAACCCGTAGCCCCTAGCCATAGCGACACACGGACGTAAAAAAACCGCGACAAGCGCGGTTGAAAGGAAAACGAGGCAACAAAAGGTATCCGGCCTGAACTGTCGGCAGGCCGGATCGGAATTCATCAATATCAATATCGATAGCTTATAGCGCTTACCAATGAATAATTTCAGGCATAAAACACCTTGAAAATCATATTAATCAATCGCTTACAGCTATCAAAAAATTAGCACACAGCCTGCTTCTTCGCAGGTGTCTGGCGCAGAAAGTCCAGCACCACGCGTTGCGCGTAGCGGCTTGCCACCGTGCGCACGAAATCCGAAAAATCCACATGGGCGCTGTCGTCCGCCCGGTCCGAGATGGTTCGCATCGCGGCAAACGGCGTGCCGTAATCCAGGCAGGTCTGGGCCACGGCGGCGCCCTCCATCTCCACGGCCAGCACGGCATGGCCGGCGGCCTCCAGATCGGCTCTGAGCTGTGCGCTGGCCTGGCGCGAGCTGACAAACTGATCGCCGCTGGCAATCAAGCCCCGATGGACGCGAGCCGAAGCATACGCAGCCACGATGCCGGAGCGAACCGCCGAGTCGGCAGCCTGCACCAGCCTGTCCGTCGCCGCCTCGTCGCAAGCCAGGGTGCTGCAGCCGTAGCCGGGCAACTGCCAGCGCGGAAAGATCGGCGAGGCATCCATGTCATGCTGCAGGAAAGTCCGCGCGATCACCACATCGCCCACGTTCACATCCGCACCGATGCCGCCGGCCACGCCGGTGAACAGAATGCCGCGCACGCCAAAGCGCTCGATCAGCGCGGCGGTGGTGGTGGCAGCGGCCACCTTGCCGATGCCCGACAGCGCACACACCACCTCATGCCCGTGCAGGCGGCCCAGCCAGAAGTCGCGCCCGGCATGGCGCAGGCATTGCATGTCCTGCATGGCGTCGACCAGGCCGTGTTGTTCTTCGGCAAGAGCGCTGAGAATGGCAAGCGTCATGGATGGGGATACTCCGGAACAGGGGCCGGGCGGCCCTGGTGAAAGCACAAAAGCGGCACCAGGCCGCTTGTGGGGGATGCGCAAGAGGCGCGATTAGAGCACGGGGGCTTACTGCGCCTCGATCTCATGACTTTTGATGATGGGCGCCCAGAGTCCGGTTTCCTTGCGGATCAGCTCGCCGAAGGCCTCGCCCTTGACCACCCAGGGCGTCATGCCCTGTGCCTTGAGCTGATTGAGCGCCGCCGGGGTCTTCAGAATCTTGTCGATATCCTCGCCCAGCTGCTTGACCACCTCTGCAGGCGTGTTCTTCGGAGCCAGCACGCCATACCAGGAGGAAATGGCAATCCCCGGCACGCCGGCTTCGGCCAGGGTCGGCACATTGGGCAAAAAGCCCGAGCGCGAGCCGTCGGTCACGGCCAGCGCGCGCAGCTTGCCCGACTGCAAATGGGGCAGCACGGTGGGCAGATTGGCCACGATCATGGGGATGGTGCCGCCCAGCACATCGGTCACGCCCTGGGCCGAGCCTTTGTAGGCCACATGCATGATGTCCGCGCCCGACTTGTCCTTGAACAGCTCGCCGGCCAGATGCAGGCTGGAGCCCACGCCGGGCGAAGCGTAGCTGATGGAGTTGGGCCTGGCCTTGGACAGCGCCACCAGTTCCTGAACCGACTTGGCCGCCACCTGCGGATTGACTGCAATGACATTGGCCGTGCGCCCCATGGAAGCCACGGGCACGAAGTCGCCGAACACGTTGTAGGGCAGCTTGGGCATCAGCGTCGGGTTGATGGTCAGATTGCCCTGCGGCACGACCAGCAGCGTATGGCCGTCGGGCTTGGCACGCTTGACCATATCGATGCCGATATTGCCGCTGGCGCCGGGACGGTTATCGACGATGGCGGCCTGCTTGTAATGCTCGGTCAGGCCGGTCGCCAGAATGCGCGCCAGAATGTCCACAGGGCCGCCGGCAGGGAAAGGCGCAATGACGGTGAACGGCGCGGCGGAAAGCTGCTCTGTGGCAGTCGCTGCATGGGCGGCGGGCAGGGCCAGGACGCTGGCCAGCGCCAGGCAGGATTTGAGAAAGTCGGAGCGTTGCATGAGGGTTCCAGAAGGTGGAGATGTCAGGCCAGCCGATGCTCGATGCGCCCCTGTTTGACGAAGCACAAGGAAATATTCGCACAGGCAGGACACCATGCTGAAGTGGGAAGGTCTGCTTGCAGGCTTGCAACAACAAGCAAGAGAGGTGCCAAGCCCATGGCGCCCATGACGCCGCAGGCCTGGCGCCGGATCAGATGGCCAGTGGCGCCACGTTGTTGAGTACCGAGCGCACAACGCTGTAGACGGTCAGCGCCGAGGTCTTGGGATTGGCCGCCAGCGGCTTGCCGCGCATGGTCAGCTCCATGGCACCGAAGGCACCTCGCGCCTCGACCTGGTGCACGTTCTCCTGAACAGCAGGATCGGCAAACAGACGCACCATGGTCTTGTCCAGCCCCAGTCCGGCCAGCGACAAGGTGGCCGCCACATTCGCATTCTTGGGATAGAGCTGCGCGGCCTCGCGCGCCGAGCCTTCGAAAATGCAGAAGGCCTCGGTCAGGCTGTCCAGATCGCAGACCTGCTCGGCCGGGGTACCGCTCCAGGCCTTGGGCGGCTTGCGGCCCGTGTAGACCACCGTCTCCAGGCCGCCCACGCGCGCCGCAGCCAGGGCATCAATGCCGCCGATGGCACCTGACAGCAACTGTGCCTGCGTCTTGCCAGCCTCGGCCGCAGCCTGTACGCGCTCGGCCATGCCCGGTGCGCTCAAAGCGCCTATGGATGCGATGACCGCAGGAATGCCGCGCGCCAGCGCCGGCAGCACATGCTCCTCGATGGCTGCATGACCCGCGCATTCCACCAGCAGATCCGGCACCGCATCGCCGGGCAAGCCCTGCAGCAGCAGCGCCTGCGGCGCCAGGCGGGCAGCCGTCTCGCGCACGGCCGGCGTGATCTCGGGAACCAGTACCCAGCCCACCTGCAACCGGGCGTCTCCGCTCAAAAGCTCCAGAACACTGGAGCCAATCGCGCCGCAGCCAATCAAAGCAATATTTTTCATCTCTAGCCTCCTGAAAAATGCGCTGGCCCGGCGTGATCTGGGTCAGCGCAAATGGTCCGGGTGCTGCTGGCGCAAATGGGCGGACAGAGTCTCTGCCGCCTGCTGCACCTTCTGCACCCAGAGCTGGGTTTTCTCGGGCCCCAGCTCGGTAAACGGAATGGCCATGGCCAGTCCCGCAACCACCCGCCCGTCTGCGGCACGCACCGGCGCCGCAATACTGGAAACACCAGGCTCGTAAAAGCCCTCGCCCATGGCATAGCCGCGCTCGCGATCCTCGGCCAGCAGGCGCAGCAGCTCGTCGACATTGCGCGGCGTGCTCTCGGAGAACTGGGGCAGCTCCTCGCCGCCAAACACCGAGCGCAACTGCGCGCCGTCCATGTCATGCAGCAGGGCTCGTCCAAGCACCGTCGCATGCGCCGGCAGACGCGAGCCAACGCGCACCGCGCCCTGGAATGCTCCGGACGGAGTGACGCGTGCCACATAGACCACCGAAGTGCCGTCGCGCAATGCAAGATTGCTGGTCATGCCCAGCTCCTCGCACAAGGCCTGCAGCACCGGCTCGGCCAGTTGCGCCAGCGGCTGGGTGGACAGATAGTCATAGCCCAGACGCAGCACGGCCAGACCGAGCCGGTATTCGGTTCCGCTGCGCTGCAGATACCCCGAGTTTTCAAGCGTGGTCAACATGCGAAACACCGTGGAGCGCGGCAGCTCGAGCTTGCGTGCCAGCTCGGGCGCAGTCCAGACCGGTTGCGCCGGGCCAAAGCAGGCCAGCAGGCGCAGTCCTCGGTCCAAAGCGGGCACGGTGTAACGATCTTGTTCGTTGGTTGAAATCTCGGGGGTTTCGCTCATGGCAATCAGCTGGTATTGGGGCAATAGCTTTGGTTCAACAAAGATGCCAGCCTATGCGCAACCTCCATTGGTTGTTCCACGGGTGAAGCATGACCGGCAGCCGCAAGCGTACCGTAGTGCGCGCCCAGCAGTTCGGACCAGGACTTGCAAGCTGCAGGTGTGGTCACCACATCGTGCTCGCCGACCCACACCTTGACCGGCATGCCAAGCCTGCCCTGCGCCTGTGCCAGATCGCTGCCGCACAGCAGCTCGACCGCCTGCGCATAGCCCTGCGGCTGCATGCGCGCCGTATTCCAGCGCACCCAGGCACGCACGGCTTCAGGCGCCTCGGAGGACACCAGGCGCTGGTCGATGACGGCCGCCAGACCGGCGACGCCTTTGTCGGCCAAAGCCGCCAGCCGTCCCTCGCGCACCTTGGCTTGCTGCTCGACCTTGGCTGGGGCGCCGTAGCCGCCTGCCGGGCTGATGAGCACCAGTTGCTCGACC
This window of the Comamonas testosteroni genome carries:
- a CDS encoding VOC family protein encodes the protein MSVLGIDEISYGADDLAACRQFFLDWGLSLVDEQAERLVFETLNGCRVIVAATEHPDLPPAIEAGPTLREVVWGVESEADLALYEGRIAQLPGFVKQGGPNGGRIGCTDPNGLAVRLQLTQKRDVQMQSAEYNTWDRKGRVNQASPAYERAQPIEVGHVVFFVRDVQACERFYVENFGFAASDRYPERGAFLRTAPDGGHHDIFLLQRPDKHAGLNHVAFTVRDIHEVFGGGMHISRCGWDTQLGPGRHPVSSAYFWYFKNPAGALVEYYADEDQLTAEWQPREFEPGPTVFAEWAIDGGLDGNTRRQKGVGAADGKFLTDKK
- a CDS encoding aldehyde dehydrogenase yields the protein MSKLELLPINIGGEWRLGGGDESASLYPATGEVVGRLRAPSLADVQEAIEKADHAFRTSGWAQKKPHERAAVLHRVAQLIRERAEPLAQLQRLDNGKPISETRALVASAAGTFQFFAAACETMEETITPSRGDFMTMSVYEPMGVVAAITPWNSPIASEAQKLAPALAAGNAVVVKPAEATPLLALELARICEEAGVPKGIVSVLPGRGSVIGDAITKHPLVKRVSFTGGTSTGKHIARIAADKMMPVSLELGGKSATMVLEDADLDHAVNGVLYGIFSSSGESCIAGSRLFVARKLYGDFMERLTAKAAALRVGDPADERTQMGPLITARHRESIESYVQLGLSEGGRLRTGGHRPEGALYERGYYYRPTILEGVTNNDQICQQEIFGPVLVAMPFDDEEALLEQANDSVYALAAGIWTRDYKAAWRIGRAVQAGTVWINTYKQFSISTPFGGWRDSGLGREKGRLGIQQYMEQKSLYWGLNESPIAWAN
- a CDS encoding thiamine pyrophosphate-binding protein — encoded protein: MPKQNQITVGAAVAEFLEHCDVKAAFGVISIHNMPILDAMFARGKVRFVMARGEAGAGNMADACARSTSSLGVCITSTGPASGNIAGSLVEAYTAGTPLLHITGQIETQYLDKKLSYIHEAPDQLTMLKSVSKAAFRVLSAETCLSTLKAAVQTAMTAPTGPVSVEIPIDIQQALIAMPADLSPLPVAVLAPGEAALDALAEQLAKARRPLLWLGGGARHAGAAVQRLKALGFGIVSTGQGRGIVPEDDPASLGAYNIQKPVEAFYQRCDAMLAVGTRLRSNETLKYELKLPRPLLRIDVDAAQQGRCYRDDGFVCGDSALALNGLADRLEARGYKADPELLADLRQVHDEVVATMRDGLGPYSALVQQLQQAVGRNFNWVRDVTVSNSTWGNRELRFFAPNAGVHATGGGIGMGMPMAIGAAIGAAESGSGRKTLGLAGDGGFILNLGELATLVQEECDTMIVLMNDQRYGVIQNIQDASYGGRRCYVELHTPDYAQLCASIKLPHARVSHLDELPAVLEGAWGRKGPFLLEIDMRAIGSFKTTFSGPPVNKLDQIPATTKAQ
- a CDS encoding SDR family oxidoreductase; this encodes MHDFKLDATAVVTGGSSGIGLATVELLLAQGARVALCGRNPERLEQAVEQLLERHPEARERLFAQACDVLDAGQVQQFARASEAALGPASILINNAGQGRVSTFENTSDEAWTEELHLKFFSVLHPTRAFLPQLERGSESAIVCVNSLLASQPEPHMVATSAARAGLKNLVRSMATEFAPKGIRVNGILVGLIESGQWRRRFEAREDKSQTWEQWSGALASTKHIPMGRLGKPAEAARAIFFLATPLSSYTTGSHIDVSGGHSRHA
- a CDS encoding IclR family transcriptional regulator; this translates as MSGSSLSGSATDSVVDGGSDKYMVPALERGLRLLQEFGRDNPALGAPELARRMQLPRATVFRMLNTLESMGFLQRAEGGNDYRLGLSVLRLGFEFLSSMDLTELGQPVIARLCEEIRFPCNIVVRDGRSIVYVAKVTPPTPLTSSVRVGTRLPAHATLLGRILLADLSLPELRALYPEEHLEGHSPNTPRTVGELFDLVQSDRERGHVAGAGFYESSISTIAAPVRDHSGRVIAALGVTLASAQIDPGRQTELVPRVCAAADELSELLNYRPQSSAQVLSITSRRAGGGHA
- a CDS encoding SDR family oxidoreductase, which encodes MTLNTMPSTGQLAGRRILVTGAARGLGFAFAQTLCRQGAQLVMADLRAELLSEAVAKLRAMGFEAHGVAFDASNPASIEQCAQQAVQTLGGLDGLVNNAAVTDSGGKGMDDIALEKWDQVMNVNVRGVWLMTRACRAALKDSGRGAIVNLASDTAMWGAPNLMAYVASKGAVMAMTRSMARELGADAITINAVAPGLVLVEATEYVPEHRHRLYIDQRALQREQGPEDVSGAVSYLLSDGARFVTGQVLPVNGGFVMN
- a CDS encoding 5'-methylthioadenosine/adenosylhomocysteine nucleosidase, which translates into the protein MTLAILSALAEEQHGLVDAMQDMQCLRHAGRDFWLGRLHGHEVVCALSGIGKVAAATTTAALIERFGVRGILFTGVAGGIGADVNVGDVVIARTFLQHDMDASPIFPRWQLPGYGCSTLACDEAATDRLVQAADSAVRSGIVAAYASARVHRGLIASGDQFVSSRQASAQLRADLEAAGHAVLAVEMEGAAVAQTCLDYGTPFAAMRTISDRADDSAHVDFSDFVRTVASRYAQRVVLDFLRQTPAKKQAVC
- a CDS encoding Bug family tripartite tricarboxylate transporter substrate binding protein; protein product: MQRSDFLKSCLALASVLALPAAHAATATEQLSAAPFTVIAPFPAGGPVDILARILATGLTEHYKQAAIVDNRPGASGNIGIDMVKRAKPDGHTLLVVPQGNLTINPTLMPKLPYNVFGDFVPVASMGRTANVIAVNPQVAAKSVQELVALSKARPNSISYASPGVGSSLHLAGELFKDKSGADIMHVAYKGSAQGVTDVLGGTIPMIVANLPTVLPHLQSGKLRALAVTDGSRSGFLPNVPTLAEAGVPGIAISSWYGVLAPKNTPAEVVKQLGEDIDKILKTPAALNQLKAQGMTPWVVKGEAFGELIRKETGLWAPIIKSHEIEAQ
- a CDS encoding aspartate dehydrogenase, whose protein sequence is MKNIALIGCGAIGSSVLELLSGDARLQVGWVLVPEITPAVRETAARLAPQALLLQGLPGDAVPDLLVECAGHAAIEEHVLPALARGIPAVIASIGALSAPGMAERVQAAAEAGKTQAQLLSGAIGGIDALAAARVGGLETVVYTGRKPPKAWSGTPAEQVCDLDSLTEAFCIFEGSAREAAQLYPKNANVAATLSLAGLGLDKTMVRLFADPAVQENVHQVEARGAFGAMELTMRGKPLAANPKTSALTVYSVVRSVLNNVAPLAI
- a CDS encoding IclR family transcriptional regulator; protein product: MSETPEISTNEQDRYTVPALDRGLRLLACFGPAQPVWTAPELARKLELPRSTVFRMLTTLENSGYLQRSGTEYRLGLAVLRLGYDYLSTQPLAQLAEPVLQALCEELGMTSNLALRDGTSVVYVARVTPSGAFQGAVRVGSRLPAHATVLGRALLHDMDGAQLRSVFGGEELPQFSESTPRNVDELLRLLAEDRERGYAMGEGFYEPGVSSIAAPVRAADGRVVAGLAMAIPFTELGPEKTQLWVQKVQQAAETLSAHLRQQHPDHLR
- a CDS encoding alpha/beta fold hydrolase, with amino-acid sequence MHEDLLSLKLQQLQTGFPERLVKLAQNAQVAWREAGDASSDFAVVLLHGISSGAASWLDVALQLADKVRVLAWDAPGYGVSTPLAQSEPADADYAQVLAQSLLVLGVRRCILVGHSLGALMAARLAAMAAPGLVEQLVLISPAGGYGAPAKVEQQAKVREGRLAALADKGVAGLAAVIDQRLVSSEAPEAVRAWVRWNTARMQPQGYAQAVELLCGSDLAQAQGRLGMPVKVWVGEHDVVTTPAACKSWSELLGAHYGTLAAAGHASPVEQPMEVAHRLASLLNQSYCPNTS